A window of Amia ocellicauda isolate fAmiCal2 chromosome 20, fAmiCal2.hap1, whole genome shotgun sequence genomic DNA:
AAATTTTGTATTGAAGTTCTGAAGTGTTACATCTAGTTTCATTTACCAGCAGCTACACAGCTTATATTAATTCAGCAATCCATGCAATGAATGATTGACTGTGCAGAAACAAAGACAGCCCTTATAAAAGCTAAATAGTTGTCCTGCGCTATGCTTTGCTCATCAGTCTGGTATGTTCTGTAATTTTAAAAGCTCTTGAGATCATTGATAGTGCAttgtaggaaaaaaaaactaaaaagggaTTCTGGGAGAGAAAAGTAAACAAATGCAGGCCATAAAAGtggaaaaagtcaaatgtaataGAGTATAACTCATGTAGTGCAGATCTTTGAAATTGCACCGCCAGGAACTCCAGTCTTGGGTAAATAACTGTCAAACTCATACTGGACTCACTCCTAATGGAAAGGGGTTTTTTTAGATGTAAATTTAGTAAACATGGAAATACCACACCACCAAAATGTCAAAGTACATAAGCAGGATGTTGCaatctaaaaaataataataatgaagaaatacactcaaattaattaaaccaaaatgcaaatgaatcaaaaataattaatacacatATATCCATATCTCTGTGATTGGGTCTTATATGTTACAGGCTTGAATTGAATAATTGATGCGCTTGTTATAACTAGACAGTGTTTCTGGAATCGTGACCAGATTTACAACAGCCAATCACGCCTCCTTGATGGGTCTCGAATCCTGACAGTTTAAAGGATCCAGACAATGTATTGCTGCGTGTTGCGCTAGAGTGACAACAGTCTTGAAAAGGACTGTCACTCAGCTGAGCCGAGAGCAGAAATCTGCGCTGACCCCCGGGGTCAGAGTGCGCGGCCCACACAATGGCCCGAATAGCAGGAAATGAGCACACAAGCCTGATTACTATAGAAACCTGCACAAAACGTGACCGTTTGATTTTTACACTTACAcgtgaacaaaatatataatattggaGTACTATAACGTATATAGTTAGTGGCTTGATTCCGGTATTtgacaaataaagaaaaacatctgaaagattataatatatatgaGGTTTGCTTGCACAACATCTGTTCTCATTACTATTGTCAATGTGAATAGATTAATAGGGTGGGGGGGGctatttcaaatgaaaaagaTTGCAATGTCTtgtttatattaaatacatctgAAGTTTGACTTTAACTTATAACAGCAGTATTAAATTAGTTCAAAGGATACGCAGATGACTTTTCTATCCTTTAAGGGTTTTGCAACttctaatatataaataaataagtagacCTAAAATGAATTCAGCTAACTTAACAATGCAAGAACCAGTTTGGCAAGAACTAATACAACCACATCATTTATCTGAGGCATTCTTTTACTAAGGGCACAAAACTCACATTTTTATTGCCGTCCCCGATGTCAAGCTACTAATTTACTTTCGGGGTATTTTACTGAGTGCACGAGTCATATTTTTACCATTGTTGCTTTATATAACCTAGATTTATTCCAGTGTTTACTTTGATGTTTGCCATGTCAATAATGCTCCCAGTTTGTTTCTCATTAGATTACTTCACTCTCTGGGTTAAGTTTCAGTTAAACACATCCATCTTACATTATTTAGCTGATGGATTATTTACTTTAAATGTGAAGATCAAATAACTGTATTTGCTTGAGATCGGCACACACAAATAAAGCTGGATCTCTGCAGTGCCTAACTAAAACTCGTGTCTTGTTACAGGTGTTTGACACTAAAGAGAAGAGTGAGGAGGCAGGAGACCTGGAGCCTCCGGTTGAGCCGCACAGTTTGGTGAAGGAGGACACAAAGAAAGAAgagcaagaagaagaagaagaagaagaagaggaggaggaggaagaagaagatgaagatgatgatgaagaacaagaagaagaagaagaaataaggCTCCCAGTGAAAGAGGAGAGTTTGGACAACGGTGAAATAGAGGAAACCCCACTGCTGAACACACCTCCGAACCTGTCCGTACCATCAGAAGAAGACCCCTCAGAAATGGCCCACATCGACACTCCACTCCAGCCTCTGCCCGAGGTCATCACAGCCGCCGCTGCCGCCGCCGCCCCCAAGCCGCGGCTGCACAGCTTCATCGACCAGCTCAGCTGTGAACTTCAGGAGAAAGCCGCCAATGGTTTGGCCGCGGCCGCTCCTCCGTTATCTCATCACTCCCGCCCCCCGCAGGAGCAGAGGCACAACCACGTGTCTGAATATATCGGCCCCTGTGCTACTGGCAAGGTGGATCCATCGGTTCACAAAGAAACTCCCAGCCACGTTGGCATGGTGCTGCCCACCTTAAAACAGCAGCCTCCCGTAGCCCCGGCAGCTCCTGAGAGCATCACAGAGAAAGACATTGATCTGCCGGCCAAGGAAGAATCTCGTTTTAGTTACACGCCAATCTTGTATCCGAGGGGCAACCCTGGCATTATGTCTCCCTTGGCCAAGAAGAAGTTGTTATCGCAGGTCAGTGGGACAACCTTGCCTAATTATTCATTTGGCCCACCCCCGCCACTAGTAACTAGAAAGTGCATGAATAGTAATGCTGACGATTTAGCCGGTCTGCAAAATTTGCCGGTTTCGAGCGCAGAGACTGTTGTGATCAACAGACCGTCCGTCATCCAACACGTGCAGAGTTTTAAAATACGGAGCACggaggagaggaggccatcgtGTGAATCTTTGAAGCATGAACTGTCTGGGAAATCGGAGACCTTCCCCTGCGATTTCTCGAAAGCCCAGCTCAACTCTGGGGGGGAAAGCTATGTTGGGAGAACTGACGCTCACGATAGCATGGATATGACCTCCGATAAAAGGACAGTGCACCCCTCACAGGTACCGAATTTCCTGACTGAGTTTTATTCCTCACCTCACCTGCACAGTCTTTACCGACATACAGAGCACCACCTGAACAAAGAACAGTTGTCCAAATATCTGAGTAGAGACATGCTGTTCACTAGAGAACATGAGAACGCATCTAgttttacaaacacacaccctgATAACATTGGTTTAAGTTACCGTTCTCCTTTGAgtcaaaaagagaaaaaatccTCTGGTGAAATGACTTCTGATGACCAACCAACAGACTTAAGTCTTCCTAAGTCCTCTGTTCACAAACTGCCTTCATCCAAGCCCTCGGTGTGTGGTATCTCTCAGACGTTGATGCAGCAGGATGGCAAAACCCCACCACTCTTTCAAGTTGCCAGTAGCCAGGCTTCCAGTCTTGACTGCAACCCTAAGGCATGCCGGGTACCGCCAATGACCATGTCAACTCCCAAACAAGCCACTGAGCCTCCTCAGAGAGCTGTGGGGAAAACACAGAACGGGCGCGGAGAGGACACCTTGGTGCACAAGATGGACGAAATGGTGCGACCCATTCTGAGCACAAAAAGCAGTCCACAGAACATTGGAGCTGCTAGGCCTCTCAAGAGAAATCTGGAGGAGCTAGAGAGCGGTCCTCCTGAGAAAAAGATCAGAGCTGTGACACCCATGCATTCGGTGAAGGAGGCGACGGGGAAAGCGAAAACTCCCGAGCCCGAGGTGGGGGTAAACAAACCGACGGAGCCCATGCATGCTGTGCATGCCAGTAGCTTCTTGGATAGCCATAAGTTCCCCCTGCATTCGCCCATCTTCCCGGGATTGTACCCTGGAGCGTTCGTATCTCAGGTACAGGACATGTGCGACAGCCTGGGCTCCCACTTCCCCGCGGGTTACTCCCACTCTCTGCAGTACTTGAAAAACCAGGCTGTCATCTCTCCGCTCATGCCCCCCTTTGCCATCCATTCCTTCATGATGCAGAGGCAGCTCCTGGCCTCCTCTGCCAACCCCCCTCAGATATACCGACACTTGGCCGCGGCCCCCGTAGGAGCCGCTTACGGGGACCTCCTGCATCACAGCTTATACCCTTTATCTGCTCTGAACCCACAGCCGGCCTTCAGCCCCTCCCAGCTGTCCTCTGTGCACCCCAGTACCAAACTGTGATGAGACGTCACAGGAGCGCAGCGCAGGACAGCAGCAATAGCTTGACCTTACCTTGGCAGAGACATATACAGCTCCACTCATACGAACAGTGTTTTTCCAGTAAGCATGGCTACGTTATCGTATTTACAGGCAGCAGATTAACTGAAGATGCTTGAATCTGGGAACAATCCCTTTTTGCACCAGATTTTGCCACTTAATACAAGTTT
This region includes:
- the arid5b gene encoding aT-rich interactive domain-containing protein 5B yields the protein MEPNSLKWVGSPCGLHGPYIFYKAFKFNLEGRPRILSLGDFFLVRCKPEEPICIAELQLLWEERTSRQLLSSSKLYFLPEDTPQGRTVSHGEDEIIAVSEKVIVKLDNLVKWATLDFSEWTCGLKAVQLKPSTQKELGKNGQRDVLQKYRESTLNSGLNFKDVLKEKAELGEDDEERKVLVLSYPQYCRYRSMVARLRERPSALLTDHVVLALGGIASLNNNTQILYCRDTFDHPTLIRNESICDEFAPNLKGRPRKKKLSTSQRRDSQAQNGVKEPNNTGDGKAAAKVKSESKVVVAKSKNSSNCKKVSAEEKPKVEAGEECKAEEQAFLVALYKYMKERKTPIERIPYLGFKQINLWTMFQAAQKLGGYELITARRQWKNVYDELGGNPGSTSAATCTRRHYERLILPYERHIKGEEDKPLPPVKPRKQESCSQEGASKTKASAAKRVKGEQNQKLKNEKEVFLKGLEPSGVFDTKEKSEEAGDLEPPVEPHSLVKEDTKKEEQEEEEEEEEEEEEEEDEDDDEEQEEEEEIRLPVKEESLDNGEIEETPLLNTPPNLSVPSEEDPSEMAHIDTPLQPLPEVITAAAAAAAPKPRLHSFIDQLSCELQEKAANGLAAAAPPLSHHSRPPQEQRHNHVSEYIGPCATGKVDPSVHKETPSHVGMVLPTLKQQPPVAPAAPESITEKDIDLPAKEESRFSYTPILYPRGNPGIMSPLAKKKLLSQVSGTTLPNYSFGPPPPLVTRKCMNSNADDLAGLQNLPVSSAETVVINRPSVIQHVQSFKIRSTEERRPSCESLKHELSGKSETFPCDFSKAQLNSGGESYVGRTDAHDSMDMTSDKRTVHPSQVPNFLTEFYSSPHLHSLYRHTEHHLNKEQLSKYLSRDMLFTREHENASSFTNTHPDNIGLSYRSPLSQKEKKSSGEMTSDDQPTDLSLPKSSVHKLPSSKPSVCGISQTLMQQDGKTPPLFQVASSQASSLDCNPKACRVPPMTMSTPKQATEPPQRAVGKTQNGRGEDTLVHKMDEMVRPILSTKSSPQNIGAARPLKRNLEELESGPPEKKIRAVTPMHSVKEATGKAKTPEPEVGVNKPTEPMHAVHASSFLDSHKFPLHSPIFPGLYPGAFVSQVQDMCDSLGSHFPAGYSHSLQYLKNQAVISPLMPPFAIHSFMMQRQLLASSANPPQIYRHLAAAPVGAAYGDLLHHSLYPLSALNPQPAFSPSQLSSVHPSTKL